A single region of the Pseudomonas solani genome encodes:
- a CDS encoding outer membrane protein assembly factor BamD produces the protein MQVKHLLLIAILALTAACSSKEVVDENLSESELYQQAQADLDNKSYTSAVSKLKALESRYPFGRYAEQAQLELIYAYYKNVEPEASKSAAERFIRLHPQHANVDYAYYLKGLASFDQDRGLLARFLPLDMTKRDPGAARDSYNEFAQLTTRYPHSRYAPDAKQRMIYLRNLLAAYEIHVAHYYLTRQAYVAAANRGRYVVENFQETPAVGDGLAVMVEAYQRLSLNDLAATSLETLKLNYPDHPNLVDGQFVPREEEADNRSWLAKATLGLIESEPPLPPGETRANQDVIKQYEDAQEEIPDELKPENQQEVQEEQHEAEANSSGDRSWFSYMTFGVFD, from the coding sequence ATGCAAGTGAAACACCTGCTGCTGATCGCTATTCTCGCCCTAACCGCCGCCTGCTCCTCCAAAGAGGTGGTAGACGAGAACCTGAGCGAGTCCGAGCTGTACCAGCAGGCTCAGGCCGATCTGGACAACAAGAGCTATACCAGCGCCGTATCCAAGCTCAAGGCCCTCGAGTCCCGCTATCCGTTCGGTCGTTATGCCGAGCAAGCCCAGCTGGAACTGATCTACGCCTACTACAAGAACGTCGAGCCCGAAGCCTCCAAGTCCGCCGCCGAGCGCTTCATCCGCCTGCACCCACAGCACGCCAACGTCGACTACGCCTATTACCTGAAGGGCCTGGCCTCCTTCGATCAGGACCGTGGCCTGCTCGCCCGCTTCCTGCCGCTGGACATGACCAAGCGCGACCCGGGCGCTGCCCGCGACTCCTATAACGAGTTCGCCCAGCTGACCACCCGCTACCCGCACAGCCGCTACGCACCGGACGCCAAGCAGCGCATGATCTACCTGCGCAATCTGCTGGCTGCTTACGAGATTCACGTCGCCCACTACTACCTGACCCGTCAGGCCTATGTCGCCGCCGCCAACCGTGGCCGCTACGTGGTGGAAAACTTCCAGGAAACCCCTGCCGTCGGCGATGGCCTGGCCGTGATGGTCGAGGCTTACCAGCGCCTGAGTCTGAACGACCTGGCAGCCACCAGCCTGGAAACCCTGAAGCTCAACTACCCGGACCACCCGAACCTGGTCGACGGCCAGTTCGTACCCCGCGAAGAAGAAGCAGACAACCGCTCCTGGCTGGCCAAGGCCACCCTCGGCCTGATCGAGAGCGAGCCGCCGCTGCCGCCGGGCGAAACCCGCGCCAACCAGGACGTGATCAAGCAGTACGAAGACGCCCAGGAAGAAATCCCGGACGAGCTCAAGCCCGAGAACCAGCAGGAAGTGCAGGAAGAACAGCACGAAGCCGAAGCCAACAGCAGCGGCGACCGCTCCTGGTTCAGCTACATGACCTTTGGCGTTTTCGACTGA
- a CDS encoding PP0621 family protein — protein sequence MVRLLFWIVVIFAAVWVWRRMKTPPAPRPQKPVDETASPMVRCTQCGVHVPQANALANGERWYCSRAHLEQDTSSGER from the coding sequence ATGGTCCGCCTGCTGTTCTGGATTGTTGTGATCTTCGCCGCCGTCTGGGTCTGGCGCCGCATGAAGACGCCACCGGCGCCGCGCCCGCAGAAGCCCGTGGACGAAACCGCCAGCCCGATGGTGCGCTGCACCCAGTGCGGCGTGCACGTGCCCCAGGCCAACGCGCTGGCCAACGGCGAGCGCTGGTACTGCAGCCGCGCGCACCTGGAACAGGACACCTCCAGCGGTGAGCGCTGA